GACTTCGACTACGAGGAGCACCCCGACCACCATCCGCTCGCCGGCGAGCCCATCCTCCGCGAGCAGGGGTACCCGGACGAGGTGGTGAGCGCGATCCTCTCGCACTACGCCGCGCGGACGGGAGTGGAGCCGGAGACGAAGCTCCAGCGCACCCTCTGCGCCTGCGACGAGATCACCGGCCTGATCACCGCCGCCGCGCTGGTCCGCCCCTCGCGCTCGGTGATGGACCTGGAGGCCAGGTCGGTGCTCAAGAAGATGAAGGACAAGGCCTTCGCTGCCGGCGTGGACCGCGACGACGTCCGCAGGGCGGCCGAGGAGCTGGGCGTGGAGCTGTCCGAGCACGTGCAGTTCGTGATCGACGCCATGCGCACCGTGGCCCCCGCGCTGGGCCTGCAGGGCACGCCGGTCAGCGCGTAACGAGCGCCGCTCGGGATCCCCCCGATCCCGCACTCGGCACTCGGCACTGAGCACTCAGCACTTCAGTTCAGCAGGAGACCCGATCCCATGAGATTCGCGCGGCTGAGGCTGGCCGCACTCGCGGTGGTGGCCACGGCGGTGGCGGCGTGCAGCAGCTCCGACGCCGCCCTGGGCGTCACCGATCCCGACGTCGCCTTTCCCGGCAGCAACTCGTCGGGCGGCGCGGCGAGCTTCGTCCTGCAGAGCGTGAACGCCAAGCCCCTCCCCGCCGAGATGCGGCGCGATGCCACGGGCACGATGTCGATCACCCGTGGCGTGCTGGCGCTGAGCGGCGGCAACTTCGTGCAGACGCTCTCGCTGTTCGAGACCACGTTCAGCGGCCAGACCAGCACGCGCGACGTGGTGACGCAGGGCACCTACAGCGTGAAGAGCGGCGGCCAGATCCACTTCCAGGCCTCCGACGGCGGGTCGTGGGACGCCACCTGGGACGGGGCGAAGATCGAGTATTCCGTCGCGGGGAACAGCGGCCAGATCACCTTCGTCTTCGTGCGAGGTTGACGCCGCCCCCGCGGTGAGGCCGGTCCGGCGCGCTCGCCCGCGCCGGGCCGGTTTTCTTGTCGCATCCCCGACCTCTCGCGCGTTCTCCGTCGCCCGCACGCGCGGGGAACAGGCGGCGGCCGGGCGCGGTACCAGAGCGCCTCCGCGGCATGCCCGCCCGAACGCAATCGCATCTCCCGAGTCTTTCGTGAAGCCTATCCGACCGGCCGCATCCGCGGCGCTGCTGGCCCTGGCCCTGGCCTTCGCCGCGCGCCCCGCGCTGGCGCAGCGCGACATGTACGGCATGGGCGGCGCGTCCACCAGCGACACGCGCCGCCAGTTCACCGCCGAGGCGCGGGAGAAGGTGGGCGCACTGATGGCCGAGTACGAGTCGGCCTGGGGGAGCCGCGACCTGCGCGCCCTGATGCGGCTCTACGGCGAGACGGCCACGCTCTACCCGTCCGGCGGCGGGATGCTGACCGGCCGCGACGCCGTGCGCGACTTCTTCGGCAAGCTGCTCCCCGCGGTGCAGCCGCTGCGCACGAGCATCGTGGAGTTCAAGGCCGGGGGCGACCTGGCCTTCGCCACGCTGCAGGTGCGCTACGCGATGAAGGACGCCGCGGGCGAGCGCACCA
This genomic interval from Longimicrobium sp. contains the following:
- a CDS encoding HD domain-containing protein translates to MPQLPSREDALALMHRHVQSESLRRHMYAVEAACRAYARRWGEDEELYGLAGLLHDFDYEEHPDHHPLAGEPILREQGYPDEVVSAILSHYAARTGVEPETKLQRTLCACDEITGLITAAALVRPSRSVMDLEARSVLKKMKDKAFAAGVDRDDVRRAAEELGVELSEHVQFVIDAMRTVAPALGLQGTPVSA
- a CDS encoding nuclear transport factor 2 family protein; the encoded protein is MKPIRPAASAALLALALAFAARPALAQRDMYGMGGASTSDTRRQFTAEAREKVGALMAEYESAWGSRDLRALMRLYGETATLYPSGGGMLTGRDAVRDFFGKLLPAVQPLRTSIVEFKAGGDLAFATLQVRYAMKDAAGERTITGTDVMVLRKDWAGDWSIVTHFLRQDDAAMAAGGRSAADSAGSQ